GAAGTAGTGGAAGAAATTGAAGAAATGGAAACAGAAGAGGTGACTAATTATGCTGAAATAATTCCCGTTTCTCAACCTGATTTCAGTACCGACAATCAACATTATAATGAAACTTCAAAAGACAAAACCCTAAGTGAGTTGTCACAAGATGAGTTGTTTGAAAAACTACAGAATTACAAAAAACTTTTAGATAATGGTTTGATTCTTCAAGGCGAATATGATAACTATAAAAAAGAAATTTTAAGTCATATGTAATGTTCTTAAAATGGAAATAAAAACGAAACCCGACAACTTTTAAATTGTCGGGTTTTGTTTTGTTATAAAGTGCGTTTTTGCTTTTCTACAAAGTTATTAGATTGTAATTCTAATAAATCAGTTGTGTTTTTTCGCTGTAAATTATAGAGATTTTTATCCTGAGCAATATCTTCATATACTTTGTCATGCATGGATGCGCTTGTTTTAACCAACAGACTGCGTTGGTATTTGTCTTGTTCTAAGGTAGCTTTTAGCGCCGTTTCTAAATCTTCTAGTTTAAAATCATATTCTCCTTTTGGTGACAGTAGTTTAGCAATAATAGGAGAGGTCTCGATAGCTAGAAATAATAACATGATAAAGAAAGAAGGAATCCAAGGTAGTTTATCCAAAGCATTAATTCGGGCCATTAAACCATCAAATCCATCAATAATGGGTTGGGTTTCGGTAACTTTTTTATCTAAATCAGTTTGAAGCGTTTTGGTAGTTTTATCTAATACAGCAATTTTGGCCATATTTTTTTTTTGTAAAGTATCTAATTCTTTTTTTGCTAGATCGTGTTTGGCAATCTTCTCTTTAAAAACGGGGCCTTTACCTAGTTTTTTAGTTCCAGCAGTTCCTTCGGCTTCTGCAATGTAAGTTTCGTAATAGCTGTTAACTTCTTTTTCTTTGTTGGTTATTTCTAATTTTAAACGTTGGATTTCTGATTTGTTTTTGTCTAAATCCGATTTAAAGTAATTAGCTACTTCTTTTTTATT
The Flavobacterium sp. WC2421 genome window above contains:
- a CDS encoding DUF4407 domain-containing protein; its protein translation is MLKQFFIVCSGADKNILEGCSEGEQTKYVGIGATVFFTAVMAFIASTYALFTVFDNVYPALIFGLVWSLLIFNLDRFIVSTIRKRDKIGSEFLQATPRIILAIIIAIVISKPLEIKIFEKEINTVLLKEKNAMALENKKEVANYFKSDLDKNKSEIQRLKLEITNKEKEVNSYYETYIAEAEGTAGTKKLGKGPVFKEKIAKHDLAKKELDTLQKKNMAKIAVLDKTTKTLQTDLDKKVTETQPIIDGFDGLMARINALDKLPWIPSFFIMLLFLAIETSPIIAKLLSPKGEYDFKLEDLETALKATLEQDKYQRSLLVKTSASMHDKVYEDIAQDKNLYNLQRKNTTDLLELQSNNFVEKQKRTL